Below is a window of Janthinobacterium lividum DNA.
TCGTTACCCAAGGGATCACCGGCAAGACCGGCCAGTTCCATACCCGCGGTTGCCGCGACTACGCAAACGGCAAAGCTGCCTTCGTGGCAGGCGTGAACCCGAAGAAAGCCGGCGAAGACTTCGAAGGCATTCCTATTTTCGCTAACGTCACCGAAGCGAAAAAAGAAACCGGCGCTAACGTTTCCGTGATCTACGTGCCGCCAGCAGGTGCGGCAGCGGCGATCTGGGAAGCTGTCGAAGCTGAAATGGATCTGGCCATTTGCATCACCGAAGGCATTCCTGTACGTGACATGATGGCCCTGAAAGATCGCATGGCTAAAGCCAACAGCAAAACCTTGCTGCTGGGCCCTAACTGCCCAGGCTTGATCACGCCAGACGAAATCAAGATCGGCATCATGCCAGGTCACATCCATAAAAAAGGCCGCATCGGCGTGGTGTCGCGTTCGGGTACCCTGACCTATGAAGCAGTGGGTCAATTGACCGCACTGGGCCTGGGCCAATCGTCGGCAGTCGGCATCGGCGGCGACCCGATCAACGGTCTGAAACACATCGACATCATGAAGATGTTCAATGATGATCCAGATACCGACGCGGTCATCATGATCGGCGAAATCGGTGGTCCAGACGAAGCCAACGCGGCTTATTGGATCAAAGACAACATGAAAAAACCGGTCGTTGGCTTCATCGCTGGCGTGACCGCTCCTCCAGGCAAGCGCATGGGCCACGCCGGCGCGCTGATCTCGGGCGGTGCCGATACGGCACAAGCCAAGCTGGAAATCATGGAAGCTTGCGGCATTACCGTGACCAAAAACCCGTCGGAAATGGCGCGTCTGCTGAAAGCCATGCTGTAATTCCAGCCTGGTCACCGCAGTACAAAAAAGGAGCTTCGGCTCCTTTTTTTTGTCCGCAAGACAGGCCGATTCCCGGCCGGGGGCGACGC
It encodes the following:
- the sucD gene encoding succinate--CoA ligase subunit alpha, with protein sequence MSILINKDTKVVTQGITGKTGQFHTRGCRDYANGKAAFVAGVNPKKAGEDFEGIPIFANVTEAKKETGANVSVIYVPPAGAAAAIWEAVEAEMDLAICITEGIPVRDMMALKDRMAKANSKTLLLGPNCPGLITPDEIKIGIMPGHIHKKGRIGVVSRSGTLTYEAVGQLTALGLGQSSAVGIGGDPINGLKHIDIMKMFNDDPDTDAVIMIGEIGGPDEANAAYWIKDNMKKPVVGFIAGVTAPPGKRMGHAGALISGGADTAQAKLEIMEACGITVTKNPSEMARLLKAML